Proteins from one bacterium genomic window:
- a CDS encoding VWA domain-containing protein has product MRPAKYFLSALALVAAFPFSATAQERSAGTFEGEVSVNEVLLDVVVTDKNGNVILGLDRDDFIVEEEDGVVELTGSTFYSNRQLVDSSDVAATLKISPDEMPVDRYFILFLHDQRLAAPSLTTKYMDLARRAETWIRTELLPNDWVAVVRYDFKLKVYTDFTRDNEQLAQAIHDAARGKNPPEVWPSRLEERRSEGPSLLANLPQGKELRRQTKRLYSGLEILAEAAGNVVGRKNLLFFSAGFGEVTGFGTVLPDERYYDDMVHTLNDNNLAVYSISVLTGIDFAGQLLVNTRGVQDSMNVLAIDTGGEYLFNHVSFEAPLAAVLEENSGYYLLSYSSETPAGQSGYRKVEVRVKNPDLDVKAREGYRFGA; this is encoded by the coding sequence ATGAGACCCGCAAAGTACTTTTTGTCCGCGCTCGCGCTTGTTGCGGCCTTTCCGTTCTCGGCGACAGCTCAGGAGAGGAGCGCCGGTACGTTCGAGGGCGAAGTCAGTGTCAACGAGGTCCTCCTCGACGTCGTGGTCACAGACAAGAACGGCAACGTGATTCTGGGTCTCGACCGCGACGACTTCATCGTCGAAGAGGAGGACGGCGTCGTGGAGCTGACCGGCTCGACCTTCTATTCGAATCGCCAACTGGTCGATTCGAGCGACGTTGCCGCGACCTTGAAGATCTCCCCCGATGAGATGCCGGTGGACCGCTACTTCATCCTGTTCCTCCACGACCAGCGCCTCGCCGCACCCAGCCTCACCACCAAGTACATGGATCTGGCGCGACGCGCCGAGACGTGGATCCGAACCGAGCTTCTTCCCAACGACTGGGTCGCGGTTGTCCGCTACGACTTCAAGCTCAAGGTCTACACCGACTTCACCCGGGACAACGAGCAGCTCGCGCAGGCGATTCACGACGCGGCCCGAGGCAAAAATCCACCGGAAGTCTGGCCCTCGCGCCTCGAGGAGCGGCGGTCGGAAGGCCCCTCGCTGCTGGCAAACCTGCCCCAGGGCAAGGAGCTCCGGCGCCAGACCAAAAGGCTCTACAGCGGCCTCGAGATCCTCGCCGAAGCCGCGGGCAACGTAGTGGGCCGCAAGAACCTGCTCTTCTTCAGCGCGGGTTTCGGTGAGGTCACCGGCTTCGGCACCGTCCTACCGGACGAACGCTACTACGACGACATGGTGCACACCCTCAATGACAACAACCTTGCCGTCTACTCGATCTCGGTGCTCACCGGCATCGACTTCGCCGGACAGCTGCTCGTAAATACCAGAGGCGTGCAGGACAGCATGAACGTGCTCGCCATCGACACCGGCGGCGAATACCTCTTCAACCACGTGAGCTTCGAGGCTCCCCTGGCCGCGGTACTCGAAGAGAACAGCGGCTACTACCTGCTCAGCTACAGTTCAGAGACACCGGCCGGTCAATCCGGCTACCGGAAGGTCGAGGTCAGAGTGAAGAACCCCGATCTCGATGTAAAGGCTCGCGAGGGCTATCGATTCGGAGCCTAG